One window from the genome of Lentibacillus daqui encodes:
- the jag gene encoding RNA-binding cell elongation regulator Jag/EloR: MKEITASGQTVEEAVRSALEQLNTTKDHVEVEVIDEGKRGLLGVFGSKPAVVKVTKKENRVEYTKKFIHSVTRQMNVPVEIVVTVEDNHVHYDLSGEKIAMLIGKHGQTLNALQYLVQLVLNKGSDQFYTVTVDAEGYRQRRRETLQALAEKMANKAVRLQKKVALEPMPAFERKIIHHVLQNNGSISTYSDGVDPHRHIVIKPL, from the coding sequence GTGAAAGAGATAACTGCTAGTGGACAAACGGTTGAGGAAGCGGTCCGGTCAGCGTTAGAGCAGTTAAACACCACGAAGGATCATGTCGAAGTTGAGGTTATTGATGAGGGAAAAAGGGGACTTCTTGGGGTCTTTGGTTCGAAACCTGCAGTTGTAAAAGTAACAAAAAAGGAAAATCGGGTCGAATATACAAAGAAATTTATTCATTCAGTTACCAGACAAATGAATGTGCCTGTTGAGATAGTGGTAACAGTGGAAGACAATCATGTACACTATGACTTGAGTGGCGAAAAAATAGCAATGCTTATCGGAAAACACGGACAAACATTAAACGCATTGCAATATTTGGTTCAACTTGTTTTAAATAAAGGCAGTGACCAATTTTACACTGTAACCGTTGATGCGGAAGGTTACCGACAAAGGCGACGGGAAACATTGCAGGCATTGGCAGAAAAAATGGCCAATAAAGCGGTACGATTGCAAAAAAAAGTGGCGCTGGAGCCAATGCCTGCGTTTGAACGTAAAATCATTCATCATGTATTACAAAATAATGGAAGCATTTCCACATATTCAGATGGAGTCGATCCGCATCGGCATATTGTTATTAAGCCATTATAA
- the spoIIIJ gene encoding YidC family membrane integrase SpoIIIJ — MRKKLLLLASLVGLLAILSGCTEWDQPITPESKGFWNTVFVYPLSWVLTYFADLFSGSYGLSIIIVTIIIRLILLPLNVKQLKSSQAMQDIQPQLKELQKKYSSKDANTQQKLQQETMALFQKHGVNPLAGCLPIFIQMPILIAFYHAIRRTQAIQNHQFLWFELGQPDPFFILPLLAGVGTFLQQKLMMAGNPAGQNPQMAVMLYMMPIMIFVFGLFLPSALPLYWVVGNIFMIAQTIFIRKPMMANNNGGEKK, encoded by the coding sequence GTGCGTAAAAAGTTATTACTGCTTGCAAGCCTGGTTGGTTTGCTGGCAATTCTCTCTGGATGTACAGAATGGGATCAACCAATAACACCGGAGAGTAAAGGGTTTTGGAATACAGTTTTTGTTTATCCTTTGTCATGGGTTCTTACATATTTTGCTGACTTGTTCAGTGGCAGTTATGGTTTGTCGATTATTATTGTAACCATTATCATTCGTTTAATTTTACTGCCATTAAATGTGAAGCAATTAAAAAGTTCGCAGGCAATGCAGGACATTCAGCCGCAATTAAAAGAACTGCAAAAAAAATATAGTTCAAAAGATGCCAATACACAACAGAAACTACAGCAAGAAACGATGGCATTGTTTCAAAAACATGGAGTCAATCCGCTTGCTGGATGTTTGCCAATTTTTATTCAAATGCCGATTTTAATTGCTTTTTACCATGCAATCAGGCGAACGCAGGCAATTCAAAACCACCAGTTCTTATGGTTTGAGTTAGGTCAGCCGGATCCATTCTTTATTTTACCATTACTTGCAGGTGTAGGTACATTCTTGCAGCAAAAATTGATGATGGCGGGCAACCCCGCAGGACAAAACCCGCAAATGGCGGTTATGCTGTATATGATGCCAATTATGATTTTTGTCTTTGGGTTATTTTTACCATCCGCGTTACCATTATATTGGGTGGTCGGTAACATATTTATGATTGCGCAAACTATTTTCATTCGAAAGCCGATGATGGCTAATAATAATGGAGGAGAGAAGAAGTGA
- the rnpA gene encoding ribonuclease P protein component yields the protein MKKEFRIKANKEFQHVFKKGKSFANRQLVIYFLKKPDQRHFRIGLSVGKKIGNAVTRNRIKRYLRQAFLELEENIRNDYDIVIIARQPTKEMSSHQMKKSLTHLLMKQHLLKKS from the coding sequence ATGAAAAAGGAATTTCGGATTAAAGCCAATAAAGAATTTCAACATGTATTTAAGAAGGGGAAATCATTTGCTAATCGTCAGCTGGTCATTTATTTCTTAAAGAAGCCGGATCAACGTCATTTTCGTATTGGTCTTTCTGTTGGGAAAAAGATCGGCAATGCTGTAACAAGAAATCGGATTAAACGTTACTTGAGACAAGCATTTCTTGAATTGGAAGAGAACATCAGGAATGACTACGATATTGTTATTATCGCCAGACAACCAACAAAGGAAATGAGCTCCCATCAAATGAAAAAAAGTTTAACACATTTATTAATGAAACAGCATTTGCTTAAAAAATCGTAA